The Candidatus Nitrosymbiomonas proteolyticus genome has a segment encoding these proteins:
- a CDS encoding tryptophan synthase, alpha chain produces the protein MILYVTAGDPEISQLPDVIDALCEGGADVIEVGIPFSDPIADGPTIQASTFRALRRGVTPTGVFSALQGARRSIPIVLMGYCNPALKLGWPHFASEAVAAGASGVILSDLIADEAAEWLESAKRASLDTIFLAAPTSTDERLAKVCESSSGFVYAVSRTGVTGSENPVPPDAAELVARLKRFTSLPICVGFGVSTPSQVGAIARLADGVIVGSALVERLATDWNDGAGRQAIVDWVRALKDATRR, from the coding sequence TTGATTCTCTACGTCACGGCCGGGGACCCCGAGATCTCGCAGTTACCCGATGTGATCGACGCGCTGTGCGAAGGGGGCGCGGACGTGATCGAGGTCGGGATTCCGTTCAGTGATCCGATCGCGGATGGGCCGACGATTCAGGCCAGTACGTTTCGAGCGCTTCGACGGGGCGTGACTCCGACGGGCGTGTTTTCGGCTCTTCAGGGGGCGCGCCGAAGCATTCCGATTGTTCTTATGGGGTACTGCAACCCGGCGCTCAAACTCGGCTGGCCGCATTTCGCTTCGGAAGCCGTTGCCGCGGGGGCTTCGGGCGTGATCCTCTCGGACCTCATTGCCGACGAAGCCGCTGAGTGGCTGGAGAGCGCGAAGAGGGCGAGCCTTGACACAATCTTCCTCGCAGCTCCGACGAGTACCGACGAGCGGCTGGCGAAGGTGTGCGAAAGCTCCTCAGGGTTCGTGTATGCGGTCTCGCGAACGGGGGTCACCGGCTCGGAGAACCCCGTTCCCCCGGATGCTGCTGAGTTGGTCGCCCGCCTTAAGCGGTTCACTTCCCTTCCGATCTGCGTCGGATTCGGTGTCAGCACCCCCTCGCAAGTGGGGGCGATCGCCCGACTTGCAGACGGGGTCATCGTCGGTTCGGCGTTGGTGGAAAGGCTCGCAACCGATTGGAACGATGGGGCGGGGCGTCAGGCGATTGTCGATTGGGTGAGGGCGCTGAAGGATGCGACTCGGAGATAG
- a CDS encoding proteinase inhibitor I4 serpin produces MLLIACGFLLIGCGGSGTVDPSGSGISRLRKDPAAVERATKALSEGTPAKVRTALNDFGFALFGRVLKSEPANNVTVSPASLYLAMGMAYNGAGGETQKAMAKSLGIEGVAPQDLNPANKDISTSLAGGDAGVLLEIANSVWAYQGVDFESAFLGRLKDFYGATAQSLDLSAPESVKTINDWVHLATHERIPTIIDRIDADTVMFLISAVYFKGDWMDPFKKDLTENRDFHLSDAKTKSHPFMTRRGDYDFYAGEGMRIVMLPFGQGRLGMIFLLPDENTSRAEFEKKLTAKKWADWTAKMLQTTGTVVLPKFKLEYETDLTETLKSMGMALAFDPEKADFSAMRSQKDLFLQSVIHKTVVQIDEQGAEAAAVTGLAVGATAAPPPMKEFQFVADRPFYFAIQDRRTGIVLFLGSMADPAWPQEPQVP; encoded by the coding sequence TTGTTATTGATCGCCTGTGGATTCCTTCTGATCGGCTGCGGAGGTTCGGGAACCGTCGATCCTTCCGGTTCGGGAATTTCCCGACTTCGTAAGGACCCCGCCGCTGTGGAACGCGCCACGAAAGCACTCTCCGAAGGAACGCCCGCCAAAGTGCGGACGGCCCTCAACGACTTCGGCTTTGCCCTCTTCGGCAGGGTCCTGAAGTCCGAACCCGCGAATAACGTGACGGTTTCGCCGGCGAGCCTTTACCTGGCGATGGGGATGGCCTACAACGGCGCCGGCGGCGAGACGCAAAAAGCCATGGCCAAGAGCTTGGGGATCGAGGGCGTCGCCCCGCAAGACCTCAACCCCGCCAACAAAGACATCTCGACCAGCTTGGCCGGTGGGGACGCCGGAGTTCTCCTCGAGATCGCGAACTCGGTTTGGGCGTACCAAGGCGTCGACTTCGAGTCTGCGTTCCTTGGCCGACTCAAGGACTTTTACGGCGCGACGGCGCAATCGCTCGACTTGAGCGCTCCTGAGAGCGTCAAGACCATCAACGATTGGGTCCATCTGGCCACCCACGAGCGCATTCCCACGATCATCGACAGGATCGACGCTGACACGGTGATGTTTCTGATCAGTGCTGTCTACTTCAAAGGCGACTGGATGGACCCTTTCAAGAAGGACTTGACGGAGAACCGCGACTTCCACTTGTCCGACGCCAAAACCAAGTCCCACCCCTTCATGACCCGCCGCGGAGACTACGATTTCTATGCCGGCGAGGGAATGAGGATCGTAATGCTTCCGTTCGGACAGGGCCGCCTGGGGATGATCTTCCTGCTTCCGGACGAAAACACCTCGCGAGCCGAGTTCGAAAAGAAACTTACGGCGAAGAAGTGGGCCGATTGGACCGCCAAGATGCTCCAAACGACGGGGACCGTAGTTCTGCCCAAGTTCAAGCTCGAATACGAAACGGACCTTACGGAGACTCTGAAGTCGATGGGAATGGCCCTGGCATTCGACCCAGAAAAGGCCGACTTCTCTGCAATGCGGTCCCAGAAGGACCTGTTCCTCCAGTCCGTGATCCACAAGACCGTTGTGCAGATCGACGAGCAAGGAGCGGAAGCCGCGGCGGTGACGGGCTTAGCGGTGGGAGCGACGGCCGCCCCGCCTCCGATGAAAGAGTTTCAGTTCGTCGCCGACCGTCCCTTCTACTTCGCCATCCAAGATCGAAGAACGGGGATCGTCTTGTTCCTGGGTTCGATGGCCGACCCAGCTTGGCCGCAAGAACCCCAAGTGCCTTAG
- a CDS encoding SOS response associated peptidase: MCARYTLKTSATVLAELFDLDEVPDLAPRYNIAPTQAVPGVVERGGRRELRMFRWGLIPSWAKDMSIGQKLINARAETLAEKPSFRSAFKRRRCLLPADGFFEWTEVDPAQPDPNLGLAGRSLPSAKPYKQPFHIRLRSGEPFAFAGLFEVWETPEAGPLETCAIITTEPNELLGKVHNRMPAILAREDYGLWLDDEAQSPGPLLPLLAPYPADPMEMVPVTRLMSNPRFDDPVCVAPLV; encoded by the coding sequence ATGTGCGCGAGATACACGCTCAAAACCTCGGCGACCGTTCTCGCAGAGCTGTTCGATCTCGATGAGGTCCCGGACCTCGCTCCTCGGTACAACATCGCCCCCACCCAGGCGGTGCCCGGAGTCGTCGAGCGCGGTGGGCGAAGGGAGCTAAGGATGTTCCGTTGGGGCCTGATTCCCTCGTGGGCGAAGGACATGTCGATCGGACAGAAGCTCATCAACGCCCGCGCCGAAACTTTGGCCGAAAAGCCCTCGTTTCGGAGCGCGTTCAAGCGACGGAGGTGTCTTTTGCCCGCGGACGGGTTTTTCGAATGGACTGAGGTCGATCCCGCCCAACCGGACCCGAATCTGGGTTTGGCCGGACGGTCCCTCCCAAGCGCTAAGCCCTACAAGCAGCCCTTTCACATAAGGTTGCGCTCGGGAGAGCCGTTTGCGTTTGCGGGCCTGTTCGAAGTGTGGGAAACTCCCGAAGCGGGTCCCCTCGAAACGTGCGCGATCATCACCACCGAACCCAACGAACTGCTCGGTAAGGTCCACAACCGAATGCCCGCCATCCTCGCGCGGGAAGACTACGGGCTTTGGCTCGACGACGAGGCGCAATCACCCGGCCCGCTTCTGCCCCTCCTTGCGCCGTACCCGGCTGATCCAATGGAGATGGTCCCCGTGACTCGGCTCATGAGCAACCCCAGGTTCGACGATCCCGTCTGCGTCGCCCCCTTGGTTTGA
- a CDS encoding cysteine-rich secretory protein family produces the protein MRLGDRVRPIRAFSRLLAIAGLFPAVSHGFAEASAWCLPVVRAHPLQVAQVFSLSNAERAKAGVPKLRWNPVLAESARLKAAEMARLQYVAHADAQGGFFDTRTLRLGYQFRHIGENIAGGFESAPEVLEAWMRSVEHQRTLLSPKFTEIGIALVYAPRTRHGYYWVQVLGRQLSEAEPP, from the coding sequence ATGCGACTCGGAGATAGGGTCCGCCCGATCCGAGCTTTCTCCCGCCTGCTGGCAATCGCAGGGCTCTTCCCTGCGGTCTCCCATGGGTTCGCAGAGGCAAGCGCCTGGTGCTTGCCAGTGGTTCGCGCGCATCCGCTTCAGGTTGCCCAAGTGTTCTCGCTCAGCAACGCCGAGAGGGCCAAAGCAGGGGTCCCGAAACTGCGCTGGAACCCGGTTTTGGCAGAGAGCGCCCGACTCAAGGCGGCCGAGATGGCTCGGCTTCAGTACGTGGCCCATGCGGACGCTCAAGGCGGGTTTTTCGACACGCGAACCCTCCGGCTCGGGTATCAGTTCCGGCACATCGGCGAGAACATCGCAGGGGGCTTCGAGTCCGCTCCCGAGGTCCTCGAGGCTTGGATGCGGAGCGTGGAGCACCAACGGACCTTGCTCTCGCCGAAGTTCACCGAGATCGGCATCGCCCTCGTGTACGCACCGCGCACCCGGCACGGGTATTACTGGGTCCAGGTTCTGGGGCGGCAACTCTCGGAAGCGGAACCGCCTTAG
- a CDS encoding inorganic pyrophosphatase: MSLLNVPIGPNAPGVFNTIIEIPKGSTNKYEFDTELGTFRLDRVLFSPLFYPFDYGFIPQTHYVDGDPIDVLVLVSHPTFPGCVVEAKAIGVLKMRDEKGSDEKIICVATKDPRYAMRKSLNDLQEHTRKELVHFFEVYKTLEEKSVEVLGWEDVATAVEIIEKYRTDR; the protein is encoded by the coding sequence ATGTCCCTCCTGAACGTTCCCATCGGCCCGAACGCCCCGGGCGTCTTCAATACGATCATCGAAATACCGAAAGGAAGCACCAACAAGTACGAATTCGACACGGAGTTGGGGACGTTCCGACTCGATCGCGTCCTGTTTTCCCCGCTCTTCTATCCGTTCGACTACGGCTTCATTCCCCAGACCCACTACGTCGACGGCGACCCCATCGACGTGCTCGTACTCGTATCTCACCCGACGTTTCCAGGGTGCGTAGTCGAAGCGAAAGCCATTGGCGTTCTGAAAATGAGAGACGAAAAGGGCTCGGATGAGAAGATCATCTGCGTCGCGACCAAGGACCCCAGGTACGCAATGAGGAAGTCGCTGAACGACCTCCAAGAGCACACCCGAAAAGAACTCGTCCACTTCTTTGAGGTCTACAAGACCCTCGAAGAGAAGTCGGTGGAAGTCCTCGGCTGGGAGGACGTCGCCACGGCCGTCGAGATCATCGAAAAGTACCGCACGGACCGGTAG
- a CDS encoding 30S ribosomal protein S4 — protein sequence MATYRGRKNDICRKVGYNIWGAAKCPSTRRPYPTGQHGPNLKDRRQSEYGEQLLAKQVIRRYYGMLEKQFHRTFVEASRLHGDSSLNFLRLLDLRLQTLVWRLGYARTIFQARQMVSHRHICVNGKVVDVPSCRLRVGDVVSVRDRESSRSIARANAYEGAPVPAYMEPDIPNFSGKVIALPEREDFPKFFQEQQVIEFYAR from the coding sequence ATGGCAACGTATCGAGGAAGAAAGAACGACATCTGCCGAAAAGTCGGCTACAACATCTGGGGAGCCGCCAAGTGCCCCAGCACGCGAAGGCCCTACCCGACCGGGCAGCACGGCCCGAACCTCAAGGACCGCCGCCAATCGGAATACGGCGAGCAGCTTCTTGCCAAGCAGGTGATTCGGCGCTACTACGGAATGCTCGAGAAGCAGTTTCACCGCACGTTCGTCGAAGCCAGCCGATTGCACGGCGACTCGAGCCTCAACTTCCTCAGGCTCCTCGATCTTCGCCTGCAAACGCTCGTTTGGAGGCTCGGATACGCGAGGACCATTTTCCAAGCCCGCCAGATGGTGAGCCACCGCCACATTTGCGTCAACGGCAAAGTCGTCGATGTGCCTAGCTGCCGATTGCGGGTCGGAGACGTCGTTTCTGTTCGAGATCGAGAGTCGAGCCGCTCCATCGCGAGGGCCAACGCTTATGAAGGCGCGCCCGTCCCGGCTTACATGGAGCCCGACATCCCCAACTTCTCCGGGAAGGTCATCGCCTTGCCCGAACGCGAGGACTTCCCCAAGTTCTTTCAAGAGCAGCAGGTTATCGAGTTTTACGCCCGGTAA
- a CDS encoding multidrug resistance efflux pump, translating into MRKIAIVVLIVIVAVCGIGGYVYKLRLDQAALDQKAAPVVKVEKGTIESKVVESGSIDAIKSVDVRSRASGRLKQLFVDEGDFVKQGELIAIIDPLEIQLQVDQNRAQLSGAKSGVARTALEIEKTRINAQANLAQAQRRLAVLKAELDIQPTLTDASIRSARANLNTSEQQLRQLVETTQPNERVATDSELREARAGAETASRELERIRDLEAKGYVATRQLDATLLDFERARSRLERAQEDAKRLEQRQRLAREQAEQAVLRAQAELDRVLANRIQDANKRREYENAIADVRKSEAALADVQILQKSREQSQASVAQLQSQLSDTERQLRETEIRAPMDGVIAARFLEVGDLVSGLSAFAQGTTIVRIEDRNALQVELQINEIDVARLRLEMPADITVDAFPNDTFKGHVKKIAPSSVSSNLQQAASDAVVKYKVEIWIDEVSEGLRSGMTAKCTLVTLSLKNVLRVPREYLGQDEEGYFVMLAPEKAAPGAKAKKQAVKVGDLTGAFAQIVSGVKEGAILARPEYKGPKRQGFMEAGVEE; encoded by the coding sequence ATGCGAAAGATCGCTATCGTCGTGTTGATCGTGATCGTTGCGGTTTGCGGGATTGGAGGGTACGTCTATAAGCTGCGCCTCGACCAAGCCGCATTGGACCAAAAGGCTGCGCCTGTCGTCAAGGTCGAAAAAGGAACGATCGAATCGAAGGTCGTGGAGTCGGGGTCGATTGACGCCATCAAGTCGGTCGATGTTCGGAGCCGGGCTTCGGGCAGGCTCAAGCAGCTTTTCGTCGACGAAGGCGACTTCGTGAAACAGGGCGAGCTCATTGCGATCATCGACCCGCTTGAGATTCAATTGCAGGTCGATCAGAACCGGGCGCAGCTCTCGGGCGCGAAGAGCGGCGTAGCGCGGACCGCGCTGGAGATTGAGAAGACCCGGATCAACGCCCAGGCGAACTTGGCTCAGGCTCAAAGGCGGCTGGCCGTCTTAAAGGCAGAACTCGATATCCAGCCCACGCTCACCGACGCTTCCATCCGCTCGGCGCGGGCCAACCTCAACACTTCGGAGCAGCAACTCCGGCAACTCGTGGAAACGACGCAGCCCAACGAAAGGGTGGCGACGGATTCGGAGCTTCGGGAAGCGCGAGCGGGAGCGGAGACGGCGAGCCGCGAATTGGAGCGCATCCGCGACCTCGAGGCCAAGGGCTATGTCGCGACGCGGCAACTCGACGCAACGCTACTGGACTTCGAGCGAGCGAGGTCGAGGCTGGAAAGGGCGCAAGAGGACGCCAAGCGACTAGAGCAGCGCCAGCGCTTAGCCCGTGAGCAGGCCGAACAAGCGGTCCTGAGGGCGCAAGCGGAACTCGATCGGGTTCTCGCCAACCGCATTCAGGACGCGAACAAGAGACGCGAATACGAGAACGCGATTGCGGACGTTCGGAAATCGGAGGCTGCGCTCGCGGATGTGCAGATTCTCCAAAAGTCCCGCGAGCAGAGCCAGGCGTCGGTCGCTCAATTGCAGAGCCAGTTGAGCGACACCGAGCGGCAACTGCGTGAGACCGAGATTCGCGCGCCGATGGATGGAGTGATCGCGGCGCGGTTCCTCGAGGTCGGCGACTTAGTTTCGGGCCTCAGCGCGTTCGCTCAGGGAACCACCATCGTGCGGATCGAGGACCGCAACGCCTTGCAGGTCGAGCTTCAAATCAACGAGATCGACGTCGCTCGGCTTCGGCTCGAGATGCCCGCCGACATTACCGTAGACGCCTTTCCAAACGACACTTTCAAGGGCCACGTCAAGAAGATCGCGCCCAGCAGCGTCTCGAGCAACCTGCAGCAGGCCGCGTCCGACGCAGTCGTCAAGTACAAGGTGGAAATCTGGATCGACGAGGTGAGCGAGGGCCTCCGAAGCGGGATGACCGCGAAGTGTACGCTCGTTACCCTCAGCCTGAAGAACGTCTTGCGCGTCCCTCGTGAGTACTTGGGGCAAGACGAGGAGGGCTACTTCGTCATGCTCGCCCCGGAGAAAGCCGCGCCAGGCGCGAAGGCTAAGAAACAGGCCGTCAAAGTCGGGGATCTCACCGGCGCGTTCGCGCAAATCGTCTCGGGCGTTAAGGAAGGCGCGATCCTTGCGAGGCCGGAGTACAAGGGTCCGAAACGGCAAGGCTTCATGGAAGCCGGAGTCGAAGAGTGA
- a CDS encoding thiol-disulfide oxidoreductase, with protein MLRIHLAVVLVAIASFLSFGFVQKTNPAEVLKAINEYRASTIAKARESGTQLDLAAMNAEVLSRAKTAVEGVKIESIDAAEGYAWAQLFQLAEMPKMACDAAAKYLTTNPSSTQRYSAQFLMINSCNSLGEAHMVAELLTQMTPPNASAAASLASSTAYMFADTIHEKLGIAAALKALDDVEKLIPFATMTSENDQRLADSARVGLTNSRAELLLAAGKKQEALASIDKTLALMKPENASVRTLTGLKTRIALVGSAAPALTFEKGYGEFAGLESLKGKVVLIDFFAHWCGPCIRSFPDMKKLYEDLKPKGLEIVGFTTYYGYYKGENAQKRDMPKDVEYAKMAEFIKEHGLSWPVVYGDRTNFDAHGVTGIPHVTVVDRKGNVHKIKVGYSPDSFGAFRSEIEKLLAEGP; from the coding sequence ATGCTACGAATCCATCTCGCAGTCGTGTTGGTTGCGATTGCCAGTTTCTTGTCGTTCGGTTTCGTTCAAAAGACGAACCCTGCCGAAGTCTTGAAGGCGATCAATGAGTACCGCGCTTCGACCATTGCGAAGGCGCGAGAGTCAGGAACGCAACTCGATCTAGCCGCCATGAACGCCGAAGTTCTTTCGAGGGCGAAGACCGCGGTCGAGGGAGTCAAAATCGAGTCGATCGACGCTGCCGAAGGCTATGCGTGGGCGCAGCTATTCCAACTGGCGGAAATGCCCAAAATGGCCTGCGACGCCGCGGCGAAGTACCTGACGACCAACCCAAGCTCCACCCAGAGGTACTCCGCGCAGTTCTTGATGATCAATAGCTGCAACTCGCTCGGCGAAGCCCACATGGTCGCGGAACTCCTCACGCAGATGACGCCGCCCAACGCTTCCGCAGCCGCGAGCTTGGCGAGTTCCACTGCCTATATGTTTGCCGACACGATCCATGAGAAGCTGGGCATCGCGGCGGCCCTCAAGGCGCTCGACGACGTCGAAAAGCTGATCCCCTTCGCTACGATGACCAGCGAAAACGACCAGCGCCTCGCGGATTCGGCCCGAGTCGGCCTTACGAATTCGCGCGCTGAACTCCTGTTGGCCGCGGGCAAGAAGCAGGAAGCGCTCGCTTCCATCGACAAGACTCTCGCCCTGATGAAGCCCGAAAACGCGAGCGTCCGCACCTTGACAGGGCTCAAGACGCGCATCGCTCTCGTCGGTTCGGCCGCGCCGGCCCTCACCTTCGAAAAGGGCTACGGCGAGTTCGCGGGCCTCGAGTCCCTGAAGGGCAAAGTGGTCCTGATCGACTTCTTCGCTCACTGGTGCGGCCCCTGCATCCGGTCGTTTCCCGATATGAAGAAGCTCTATGAGGACCTCAAGCCCAAGGGACTCGAGATCGTCGGATTTACGACGTATTACGGCTACTACAAGGGTGAGAATGCCCAGAAGCGCGACATGCCCAAAGACGTCGAGTACGCCAAAATGGCCGAGTTCATCAAAGAGCACGGGCTCAGTTGGCCGGTCGTATACGGCGATCGAACGAACTTCGACGCCCACGGCGTGACGGGGATCCCGCACGTCACCGTGGTCGACCGCAAGGGCAACGTCCACAAGATCAAAGTCGGCTACAGCCCTGATTCGTTCGGCGCGTTCCGAAGCGAGATCGAGAAGCTCCTGGCCGAAGGACCTTAG
- a CDS encoding DNA topoisomerase I produces the protein MPKKLVIVESPAKAITLRRILGAEYRVEASVGHIRDLPENRKGLPKDLQSKWWADYAVDVDNGFEPYYQVSSGKEKAVRTLKEALKDAHELILATDEDREGESISWHLLEVLKPRKGVPVMRIAFHEITKDAILQALRTPRPIDEQLVKAQETRRILDRLYGYTLSPVLWRKVARDLSAGRVQTPAVKLVVDREKQRRAFQTGEYWDLRARLESQGIKFEADLRFVDGSPVVSGTDFDDSTGTVRTEGAVLLDERRCEELRAAADRADGWKVARVETKNVKDRAPAPFRTTTLQQEANRKFGWTADRTMRVAQDLYEGVDIGGGERVGLITYMRTDSLNLAKEAVESIRKEISRKFGDDYLPAKPNRYSSKVANAQEAHEAIRPSSIERSPESLKAALQGLSKQHYDLYELIYRRTLACQMLPADAARTTVEIEVATDAGELRFAASGKRILFPGFLLAYVEGSDSPQEELEKKESPLPELAAGDLVAKLGVESKRHETQPPPRYTDATLIKALEDLGIGRPSTYATILSVIVDRGYVRNRGRTLIPTWLAFLTMEVLEGSFQEFVDLKFTAKMDEALDEVANGKQDPKKYLETFFLRGNGAPGLRPAVESRKDDIPFPVMELGTDPESGERVIVRLGKDGHAFLQKGPVETKQFANVPDDLEPDQLTLSKALELLSQGRQQEAEGLGVHPESGRRLLLRKKNGYYLEVERTDDEIEGKVKPQWISLPSEVDPRELSQDDLDYLCGLPSTLGQHPATHEPITFRIGRYGPYVQSGQEMRSVEDWRAGKSMSVEEAVELLSKPKQGRKSGGNSRAPIQEFPPSASGASPIRVMSGFYGPYVTDGKVNATVPKGTDPSKLTLEEALELLRKKAAQGPSRRGKGRQTKRGKAKPATRRSKKG, from the coding sequence ATGCCGAAAAAGCTTGTCATTGTCGAATCCCCTGCAAAGGCGATCACCCTTCGGCGGATCCTGGGCGCGGAGTATCGCGTCGAGGCGAGCGTCGGGCATATCCGCGACCTGCCTGAGAACCGTAAAGGGCTTCCCAAGGACCTGCAAAGCAAGTGGTGGGCCGACTATGCGGTGGACGTGGACAACGGTTTTGAACCTTACTACCAGGTTTCGAGCGGCAAGGAAAAGGCCGTCCGCACGCTCAAAGAAGCTTTGAAGGATGCCCACGAGTTGATCCTCGCCACGGACGAGGACCGGGAGGGCGAGAGCATTTCTTGGCACCTCCTGGAGGTTCTAAAACCTCGGAAGGGAGTTCCGGTCATGCGAATCGCCTTTCACGAAATCACGAAGGATGCGATCTTGCAGGCGCTTCGGACCCCCCGCCCGATCGACGAGCAACTCGTCAAGGCTCAGGAGACGCGGAGGATTCTCGACCGGCTGTACGGATACACGCTTTCGCCCGTTCTGTGGCGCAAAGTGGCGCGCGACCTCAGCGCGGGGCGGGTCCAAACCCCTGCGGTGAAGCTCGTCGTGGATCGTGAAAAGCAGCGACGGGCGTTTCAGACAGGGGAGTATTGGGACCTGCGGGCGCGGTTGGAGTCCCAAGGAATCAAGTTCGAAGCCGACCTTCGCTTCGTCGACGGTTCCCCGGTGGTTTCGGGCACGGACTTCGACGACTCCACAGGGACCGTTCGAACGGAGGGCGCCGTGCTCCTGGACGAGCGCAGGTGCGAAGAGCTTCGCGCGGCGGCGGACCGAGCCGATGGGTGGAAGGTCGCGCGAGTCGAAACGAAGAACGTCAAGGACCGCGCCCCTGCGCCGTTTCGAACCACAACGCTCCAGCAGGAGGCCAACCGGAAGTTCGGATGGACGGCGGACCGAACGATGAGGGTCGCCCAAGACCTATATGAGGGCGTCGATATCGGCGGGGGCGAGCGGGTCGGTCTGATCACCTACATGCGAACCGACAGCCTGAACCTCGCGAAGGAGGCCGTCGAGTCGATTCGGAAGGAGATATCTAGGAAGTTCGGAGACGATTACCTTCCTGCCAAACCGAATCGCTATTCCTCGAAGGTCGCAAACGCGCAGGAAGCGCACGAAGCGATTCGCCCGTCGTCCATCGAGCGAAGCCCGGAGAGCTTGAAAGCGGCCCTTCAGGGACTCAGTAAGCAGCACTACGACCTTTATGAATTGATTTATCGCCGCACTCTCGCTTGTCAAATGCTCCCCGCCGACGCGGCCCGAACGACCGTCGAGATCGAGGTCGCCACCGACGCCGGAGAGCTTCGCTTCGCCGCTTCGGGAAAGAGGATTCTGTTCCCTGGGTTCCTCTTGGCTTATGTGGAGGGTTCGGATTCGCCGCAGGAGGAGTTAGAGAAGAAGGAGTCTCCGCTTCCGGAGCTTGCCGCAGGCGACTTGGTGGCAAAACTCGGTGTCGAGTCGAAGCGCCACGAAACGCAGCCGCCTCCTCGGTACACCGACGCGACGCTCATCAAGGCGCTGGAGGACCTTGGGATCGGCCGCCCGAGCACCTACGCGACGATCCTTTCGGTGATCGTTGACCGGGGTTATGTTCGCAATCGAGGCCGCACGCTGATTCCTACCTGGCTCGCGTTCCTGACAATGGAGGTTCTCGAAGGGAGCTTCCAGGAGTTCGTCGATCTGAAGTTCACCGCTAAGATGGATGAGGCGCTTGACGAGGTAGCGAACGGGAAGCAGGACCCCAAGAAGTACCTGGAGACGTTCTTCTTGCGGGGCAACGGCGCTCCGGGCTTGCGGCCTGCGGTGGAATCGCGTAAGGACGACATCCCCTTCCCCGTGATGGAGCTCGGAACGGACCCCGAATCAGGCGAGAGAGTCATCGTTCGGCTCGGTAAGGACGGCCACGCGTTCTTGCAGAAGGGCCCCGTCGAAACCAAGCAGTTTGCGAACGTCCCCGACGACTTGGAGCCCGACCAGTTGACCCTATCTAAGGCGTTGGAGCTATTGAGCCAGGGCAGGCAGCAGGAGGCCGAAGGCCTTGGGGTTCATCCCGAATCCGGGCGACGGCTTCTGCTCCGCAAGAAGAACGGTTACTACCTTGAAGTCGAGCGTACGGACGACGAGATCGAAGGCAAGGTGAAGCCTCAGTGGATCAGCCTTCCGAGCGAAGTCGATCCTCGCGAGCTTTCCCAGGATGACCTCGACTATCTTTGCGGGCTGCCTTCGACTCTCGGCCAGCATCCCGCGACCCACGAGCCCATCACGTTTCGCATCGGCCGGTATGGGCCCTATGTGCAAAGCGGGCAGGAAATGAGGAGCGTGGAGGATTGGCGCGCCGGCAAATCGATGAGCGTGGAGGAGGCTGTGGAGCTTCTTTCGAAGCCCAAGCAAGGGCGGAAGTCAGGCGGAAACAGCCGCGCTCCAATCCAGGAGTTTCCGCCGAGCGCGTCGGGGGCGTCGCCGATTCGGGTGATGAGCGGGTTTTACGGCCCTTATGTAACCGACGGGAAGGTCAACGCGACCGTTCCCAAGGGTACCGACCCTTCTAAGCTGACTTTGGAGGAAGCACTCGAACTCCTCCGCAAGAAGGCGGCTCAAGGTCCCTCAAGGCGCGGAAAGGGGCGGCAGACTAAGCGGGGCAAGGCGAAGCCCGCAACGCGGCGCTCGAAAAAGGGATAG